One part of the Aurantibacillus circumpalustris genome encodes these proteins:
- a CDS encoding transaldolase family protein, translated as MELYLDSANLKEIEEGFKLGFLDGLTTTPTFMQKEGITDIDGTIVKLSKIVPVLQIEALGNTAEEVLAEAERQLALGLDPKKTVFKIPVSLEGVRACKMLRDKGYLVNVHLVYTLQQAYMAMQAGATYVCPLVGRLQDQGHDALTLVEQCVDAVEVYGYDTKIMFSSVRHAEHVRNAINIGVHTITVPLKVLKQLTENNFTTLGTDQFIADTRLMMVKVKEAINEVNPVVAEETNIIDAIVKMTEYNFGAITVVKKDGSIKGVFTDGSLRKLIQDKGRDILNKKLNDLEYRTPITIEGSVLLNEANVLFKKTSVDTIVVTENGKPIGMLDIQDLKS; from the coding sequence ATGGAATTATATTTAGATTCGGCCAATTTAAAAGAAATTGAAGAAGGTTTTAAGTTGGGATTTTTAGATGGCTTAACTACTACGCCAACCTTTATGCAAAAGGAAGGCATTACAGATATTGATGGTACTATTGTAAAACTGAGTAAAATTGTTCCAGTTCTTCAAATAGAAGCATTGGGAAATACAGCTGAAGAAGTTTTAGCAGAAGCAGAACGTCAGTTAGCACTCGGATTGGATCCTAAAAAAACAGTTTTTAAAATTCCAGTTTCCTTAGAAGGTGTTAGGGCTTGTAAAATGCTAAGAGATAAAGGTTATTTAGTTAACGTGCATTTGGTATATACATTGCAACAAGCTTATATGGCAATGCAAGCGGGCGCTACCTATGTTTGTCCACTAGTTGGTCGTTTACAAGATCAGGGACATGATGCTTTAACTTTAGTAGAACAATGTGTGGATGCTGTTGAGGTTTATGGCTACGATACTAAAATTATGTTTTCTTCTGTTCGTCATGCAGAACATGTTCGAAATGCTATTAACATTGGTGTTCACACTATTACTGTTCCGTTAAAAGTATTAAAACAACTCACTGAAAATAATTTCACCACTTTAGGAACAGATCAGTTTATTGCTGATACTCGTTTAATGATGGTAAAAGTGAAAGAAGCAATTAACGAAGTGAACCCTGTTGTTGCAGAAGAAACTAACATTATTGACGCTATCGTTAAAATGACAGAATATAATTTCGGTGCAATTACTGTTGTTAAAAAAGACGGCAGTATTAAAGGCGTTTTTACTGACGGATCTTTGCGCAAATTAATTCAAGATAAGGGTCGTGATATTTTAAATAAAAAATTAAATGATTTGGAATACCGCACACCAATTACTATTGAAGGAAGTGTTTTATTAAATGAAGCAAATGTTTTGTTTAAAAAAACTTCTGTAGATACTATTGTGGTGACAGAAAACGGCAAACCAATTGGAATGCTCGATATTCAGGATTTAAAATCTTAA
- a CDS encoding GNAT family N-acetyltransferase: MNPTLKYRTGNLNDLKELKALGLVTFGQYQSQLLPEHWKTLLDNLQNEERLLELIKVSKTFVCLHDNKIIGRAFLVPKGNPTPIFEKEWAQIRMVGVDSNYAGQGIAKELTRLCIEEAKQLNEKIIALHTSEMMVAARHIYESIGFKQVKEIDDLFGKRYWLYHLEI, encoded by the coding sequence ATGAATCCTACTCTGAAATACAGAACAGGTAACTTAAATGATCTAAAAGAACTAAAAGCACTTGGACTAGTTACTTTTGGTCAATATCAGTCTCAATTACTTCCCGAACATTGGAAAACGTTGCTAGACAATCTTCAAAACGAAGAAAGACTTTTAGAACTCATTAAAGTTTCAAAGACATTTGTATGCCTGCACGATAACAAAATAATCGGGCGAGCTTTTCTTGTACCTAAAGGAAATCCAACACCCATTTTTGAAAAAGAATGGGCGCAAATTCGTATGGTTGGTGTTGATTCTAACTATGCCGGGCAAGGAATAGCAAAAGAATTAACACGATTATGCATTGAAGAAGCAAAACAACTCAACGAAAAAATAATTGCCTTGCATACTTCTGAAATGATGGTTGCCGCCAGACACATTTATGAAAGTATAGGTTTTAAGCAAGTAAAAGAAATAGACGATTTGTTCGGAAAACGTTACTGGTTATATCATCTGGAAATATAG
- a CDS encoding T9SS-dependent choice-of-anchor J family protein, translating to MMKKQLLIPVFLTLVIGLNAQTPRMSLYEEFTGETCPPCAATNPKLNDTLALPGNVAKMIAIKWQVPIPSAPTKTWSLYQTDKAEIDWRWKATGYGYNPPINSAPSSKIDGQEATVFGAASSHPANLNSAVISAAQSHTSAFSVTMSRAWNKTCTAVNLTVTIQATAPFTSVGPLIFRTVMVERLIQFSVQPGTNGETKFEDAVIKSFPTIQGGVAMAGTWTIGQTQTFTLSCTLPSYTRKKDEVAMVGFIQDDGNRKVQQAVRADKQSIPQNALSGISAEVDLTCTGMITPTVVVKNEGSVNAITALTLTPYIDAVAGAPFPWTGNILPGASAVITLNSLSASAVSGGHSFFCDIDMPSPVYNLIKNETGLNYMVSTTYQGSPVAEGFVSTLYPPAGFGIINNNGGPSWTRNGLTGGYNLSTESSKYDFYSNTVIGDQDEMYLPPMNLSNVSNPELTFDLAYAQRNTNSDDALEVFISDDCGLSWTNVYYQHGPTLATTPPTTSPYFPDPSDPSHWRTDFIDLSAYKKPNLLFKFVTTSNNGNNLYLDNINLAFGTGINTKSNGLFNVSLYPNPTSGTTQLKLNGMKAGLASISIINTLGQVVYSTQTSLNEGANTVQFSTQEFTTGIYSVKIEANNSFIVKKLSVSK from the coding sequence ATGATGAAAAAACAATTATTAATCCCCGTTTTTTTGACCTTAGTTATTGGTCTTAATGCTCAAACACCGCGTATGTCCCTATATGAGGAATTTACAGGCGAAACTTGTCCACCATGTGCGGCGACTAACCCTAAATTGAATGACACCCTGGCATTACCTGGTAATGTTGCAAAAATGATAGCAATAAAATGGCAAGTACCAATTCCTTCGGCACCTACAAAAACATGGTCATTATATCAAACTGATAAAGCTGAAATTGATTGGAGATGGAAAGCCACTGGTTACGGATACAATCCTCCGATTAACTCAGCGCCTTCTAGCAAAATAGATGGGCAAGAGGCGACCGTTTTTGGCGCTGCATCTAGTCATCCAGCAAATCTAAATAGTGCCGTTATTAGTGCTGCGCAATCTCATACTTCAGCGTTTTCTGTTACCATGTCGCGCGCGTGGAATAAAACATGTACTGCTGTTAACTTAACTGTTACTATTCAAGCTACCGCTCCTTTCACTTCTGTAGGCCCACTGATTTTTAGAACCGTAATGGTTGAACGTTTGATACAATTTAGTGTTCAACCAGGAACAAATGGTGAAACAAAATTTGAAGACGCGGTAATTAAATCTTTCCCTACTATTCAAGGTGGCGTAGCAATGGCTGGCACGTGGACAATAGGACAAACGCAAACTTTCACATTAAGCTGCACTCTGCCGTCGTACACCAGAAAAAAAGATGAGGTGGCAATGGTTGGATTTATACAGGATGATGGTAACAGAAAAGTACAACAGGCTGTGAGAGCTGATAAACAAAGTATTCCGCAAAATGCTCTTTCCGGTATTTCGGCAGAAGTAGATCTCACTTGTACAGGCATGATCACTCCAACAGTTGTAGTTAAAAATGAAGGGTCGGTAAATGCTATTACCGCCTTAACGCTTACGCCATATATTGATGCTGTTGCAGGTGCGCCTTTTCCTTGGACTGGAAATATTCTTCCCGGTGCTTCAGCAGTTATTACGTTAAACTCGCTAAGTGCCTCAGCTGTTAGCGGAGGTCACTCTTTTTTCTGCGATATAGATATGCCTTCACCTGTTTATAATCTTATTAAAAACGAAACTGGTTTAAATTATATGGTTAGCACAACTTATCAGGGTAGTCCGGTAGCAGAAGGTTTTGTAAGTACACTATACCCCCCTGCGGGATTTGGAATTATTAATAATAACGGCGGCCCTTCTTGGACAAGAAACGGCCTTACTGGTGGTTATAACTTAAGTACCGAGTCTTCGAAATACGATTTTTATAGCAACACAGTAATTGGTGATCAAGATGAAATGTATTTACCACCAATGAATCTTTCAAATGTTTCAAATCCAGAACTCACGTTTGATTTAGCCTATGCTCAACGTAATACAAACAGTGATGATGCTTTAGAGGTTTTTATATCTGACGATTGCGGGCTTAGTTGGACAAATGTTTATTATCAGCATGGCCCTACGCTTGCTACAACTCCGCCAACAACTTCACCATATTTTCCCGACCCGAGCGATCCTTCGCACTGGAGAACTGATTTTATTGATCTTTCAGCGTACAAGAAACCAAATCTGCTATTTAAATTTGTTACTACCAGTAATAACGGAAATAATTTATACTTAGATAATATAAATCTTGCTTTTGGTACCGGTATTAACACTAAGTCTAATGGATTATTTAATGTAAGCTTGTATCCTAATCCAACTAGTGGAACTACACAGCTTAAGTTGAATGGTATGAAAGCTGGCTTAGCTTCTATTTCAATCATAAATACGTTGGGACAAGTTGTTTACTCTACTCAAACCTCTCTAAATGAAGGTGCAAATACGGTTCAATTTAGCACTCAGGAATTTACAACTGGCATATACTCAGTTAAGATTGAAGCTAACAATAGCTTTATCGTTAAAAAATTAAGTGTAAGTAAATAG
- a CDS encoding T9SS type A sorting domain-containing protein gives MKRSLLSFFAASSVLTAFAQLPVGTAPENKRVVLEEFTGIHCGYCPDGHVKANAMVTANPNKVFLINIHSGSFATAAAGEPDFKTTEGTAIDGMAGQLIAGYPAGTVNRRVFSSPQNPGGMAQSRGTWAASGAIVMAESAYCNVALQGTINVTTRVLTVQAEVYYTGTSTVSTNNLHIMLLEDGIVGPQSNYGNPYWNSSNYNADGTYNHNHVLRKVITPGVGGLTIPTPTMGVTFSTTQSYTIPLTYGASGKTTECLLGRLELVGFVTETDRNTINAAAGPISLTGFTSTLDVATNSLKTETEICAGNLNPSFKFTNLGSTPVTAAVFSYKVNNGAVTNYNWTGAAINPMTTSGIITIPTIAFTPNASNSLDIDVVSVNGSTDQNLVNNPLAKTIAVTTKTANSLSMVMQFTQDQYGSESKWTVYDELTNAVIETDGPFTNLSASGTALHTKSFTIDSNTCYRLVVEDSYGDGINAGFGVGGYVLKSGTTALITSNGVYAKGEEKYYKSFRPAMPVVTVGILESNMNIGSVNLFPNPTSGNTSLSIELTQNETLSISVVNTIGQIVYSSVSNEMNAGKNTIQLNAQNWANGVYFVNISSDKGVTNKKLTVNK, from the coding sequence ATGAAAAGAAGTTTACTAAGTTTTTTTGCTGCGTCCTCTGTGTTGACAGCGTTTGCTCAATTACCGGTAGGTACCGCACCGGAAAATAAAAGAGTGGTTCTTGAAGAATTTACAGGTATCCATTGCGGATACTGTCCTGATGGGCATGTGAAGGCCAACGCTATGGTGACTGCTAATCCTAACAAAGTGTTTTTGATAAATATACATTCTGGTTCTTTTGCGACAGCTGCCGCTGGTGAGCCAGACTTTAAAACTACAGAAGGTACTGCAATAGATGGTATGGCTGGTCAACTTATTGCTGGTTATCCTGCGGGAACAGTTAATAGAAGAGTATTTTCTAGTCCTCAAAATCCAGGCGGTATGGCACAAAGCCGTGGTACTTGGGCTGCTTCGGGGGCTATTGTAATGGCTGAGTCAGCTTATTGCAACGTTGCCTTACAAGGAACTATTAACGTGACAACACGTGTTTTAACGGTACAAGCAGAGGTTTATTATACAGGAACTAGTACCGTTTCAACTAACAATCTTCACATCATGTTGCTTGAAGACGGTATTGTTGGTCCACAGTCTAACTATGGTAATCCTTATTGGAATTCATCAAATTATAATGCTGATGGTACTTATAATCACAATCACGTATTACGTAAAGTAATTACTCCAGGTGTTGGTGGCTTAACTATTCCAACTCCTACTATGGGCGTTACTTTTTCTACTACTCAATCTTATACAATTCCTCTTACTTATGGTGCATCAGGTAAAACTACTGAATGTTTATTAGGAAGATTAGAACTTGTTGGTTTTGTAACTGAAACAGATAGAAACACAATTAATGCTGCAGCTGGCCCTATCTCTTTAACTGGATTTACATCTACTTTAGACGTTGCAACGAACAGCCTTAAAACAGAGACTGAAATTTGCGCAGGCAATTTAAATCCTTCTTTCAAATTTACAAACCTAGGTTCAACTCCTGTAACTGCTGCGGTATTTTCATATAAAGTAAACAATGGGGCAGTAACTAATTACAACTGGACTGGAGCTGCCATAAACCCTATGACTACATCTGGTATTATTACAATTCCTACCATTGCTTTCACTCCAAATGCTTCTAATTCTTTAGATATTGACGTTGTATCTGTTAACGGATCTACAGATCAAAATTTAGTAAATAATCCATTAGCTAAAACAATTGCTGTTACAACTAAAACAGCTAATAGTTTAAGTATGGTAATGCAGTTTACTCAAGATCAGTACGGTTCAGAAAGCAAATGGACAGTTTACGATGAACTTACTAATGCCGTTATTGAGACTGATGGGCCTTTTACAAATTTATCTGCATCTGGTACCGCACTGCATACAAAATCTTTTACTATTGACTCTAACACTTGTTACAGACTTGTTGTTGAAGATTCGTATGGTGATGGTATAAATGCTGGTTTTGGTGTTGGTGGTTACGTATTAAAATCTGGAACTACCGCCTTAATTACATCTAATGGAGTGTATGCTAAGGGCGAAGAAAAGTATTACAAATCTTTCCGTCCTGCAATGCCAGTTGTAACTGTTGGTATTTTAGAAAGCAACATGAATATTGGTTCTGTGAACTTATTTCCTAATCCAACTTCAGGAAATACTAGTTTATCTATAGAATTAACACAAAACGAAACGCTTTCTATTTCTGTTGTAAATACTATTGGACAAATTGTTTATTCTTCAGTGTCAAATGAAATGAATGCAGGTAAAAACACTATTCAATTAAATGCTCAAAACTGGGCAAATGGTGTTTATTTTGTAAATATTTCTTCAGACAAAGGAGTAACAAATAAAAAACTTACTGTGAACAAATAA